DNA sequence from the Acidobacteriota bacterium genome:
TTCTTGGCGGCAATCGCCTGGCCGCGGGCTTCTTCCTGTCGGTCACCTGCACCGAAGACATCCCGTTCCTCAGCAAGGACGCGCGGTCGCAGGCTGAGGGGACGTTCGGCGGCGACTACCGGCTGCAGCAACAGACGGCGGCCTGCGCCGAGTGGCCCCGCGGCACGGTGTCGAGCGCGCACGGCCAGCCCACCCGGTCGGCCGTTCCCACGCTGATGGTCTCGGGAGAGTTCGACCCGGTGACGCCGCCGGCGGGCGCCGACGAAGTGCTCCGCGGGTTGCCGAACGGCGCGCACGTCGTGATGCGCAACAACGGCCATCCCATTGGCAATGCGGAAGCGTGCATCAACGGCATGTTCGCCGCGTTTCTCGAGACCGGATCGGCCGCGGGTCTCGACCGTTCGTGCGCCGCGGCCATTCCGGCACGGCCATTCCAGCTCTCGGGATCGAAGCCGTAGGGGTGGGACTTTAGTCCCGCCCAACCTACTCCGAGTAAACGACCGTGCGGACGCTGCGGTGACGGTGCGCGAGTTCCGCCGGCAACAGCTTACTGAGGTAGACCTTGGACTCGGCGCTGTCGGCCGCGTTCGGCTCGTGCTTGACGACGTTGAAGTGCAGTTGCGCGAGGACGGCGCGCATGTCGTAGTAGCGGTTCTTGGTCTTGACGACCACTTCCTCGAAGCCGGCGGCGAGCGCCCACACTTCGGATTCTTCGGTCAGCGCGCGGAAGTGCCCCTGGCCACGCCAGTCGCGGCGCGTGCCGCCGATCCAGGAATACAAAATCCGGCGACCATCGAACGACACCGGACCGGTCAGTCGATCGACCAGGTCGCGGAGCTTCGGCACTTTCTCGTCATGCCGGATCTCGTGAACGATCTTGTAGGACACCGGCACGAGCGCGCCCGAGGGATCATCGGGGAGCGGCGCCTCGGCCATCAGGATCAGCGATTCGCGATCCTGCAGGCGTTCGATGATCTCGGTCGCCGTCTTGCGGCGCGGATACTCGCCGAAGTACTCCTCGATGTATTGGATCTCCAACGCACCGGGCTCGAGCGCGTACTGCTTGATCAGGTACTCCACGGGTTTGAATTATACGAGATGCGTCAGCCGGGAACTGAGCCAGCGTTGCTCCGGGGTTGAGCGCGCCAGGGTCAGCGCCTCGCGGTAGCTGGCCACGGCCCGGGCCTGGTCGCCGGCCTCGCGCCACAATTCGGCCTCGACGGCGGGCAGCAGCGGATAGCGCGCGAGCACGGCGCGGCCGGCGATGCTGTCGAGCACGGCGAGCCCGGCAAGCGGTCCGTCAATGCGCGAGACGGCAATGGCGCGGTTCATCGCCACCACCGGCGAGCCGGTGAGCGCCAGCAGGTCGTCGTAGTACGTGACGATCTGCGGCCAGTCGGTGGCGTCCCACGACGGCGCCACGGCGTGGCAGGCGGCAATGCCCGCCTCGAGATGAAAGGCGCTAACGTGGTTGCCAGACGCCGCGCGATCGAGGGCGCGCAGGCCGGCGGCGATCGCCTCCCGGTCCCATCTGGCGCGGTCCTGGTCGCGCAACAAGAAGAGCGTGCCGTCCGAATCGATCCGGGCGGGAAACCTCGCCGCGTGCAGCAGCATGAGCGACAGCAGCGCCCAGGCATTGGGCGAATCGGTCGCCGGATGCGCGGCGGCCAGCGAGGCCAGGCGAATGGCCTCGCCCGCCACATCGTCTCGCACCAGCGCGTCCCCAGAGGTCGCCACGTAGCCTTCGTTGAACATCAGGTAGAGCGACTCGAGCACCGAATCGAGGCGCGCGGCGAGTTCGGCCGGCGCCGGCATGCCGAAGCCGACATCCTGATCGCGCAGGGTGCGCTTGGCGCGCACCAGTCGCTGCGCGATGGCGCTCTCCTGCGCCAGGAAGGCGCGGGCGATCTCGCCGACACTGAAGCCGCCCACGAGCTTCAGCGCCAGCGCCACCCTGGCGTCGGCGGCCAGCGCCGGATGGCAGGTCAAGAACAGCAAGGCGAGTTGGTCATCGTCCACCGGCGGCAGTTCGTCGCGCAGCGAGACCTCGGCCGGGGGCTGCGCGTCGGGTTGCGCCCGCATCAGCGCGGGTTCCTTGCCGGCGGCCATCTTCGCGTGCCGCAAGCGATCGAGCGCGCGGTTCCTGGCGACGAGGTAGAGCCACGCCTCCGGTTGATCGGGCACGCCGCGGAACGGCCACTGCTGCAGCGCGGCGATCAACGCGTCCTGAACGGCGTCTTCAGCTACCGCGAGGTGACGCGGCCCGAGCGTGCGCGTCAGCCGGGCGACCATCTGTCCCGCCTGGCGGCGGAACAGATGCTCAACAAGTGCAATGGAGTCGGGGGCCACCGTAGCAGAAACTGCAACAGAAACGGGGGTAACCGTGCCAGGCACCGTTACGTGGGTTCGACCTCGCGGATTTCGATGGTGCCGAACTCGAGGTGCGGGCAGTCCTTGCTGAGATCGACCACCTCTTCGTAGCTGGCAGCTTCGACAATGAAAATTCCACCAATCACTTCGCGGGCTTCGGCGTAGGGGCCGTCGGTGACCTTCGGCGACCCCACCGCGCCGCGCAACACGCGCCCGGCGCCGTCGGCCAGCTTGTGGCCGTCCATGAGGCGGCCGTTGGCCTGGACCTTCTGCTTCCAGGCCACGTAGCGCTGGATGATCGCCTGGATCTCGTCTGGGCTGATGTCGGCCGGGAACGTCCCTGAGTCGTGCAAGAGCATAATGAACTTCGGCATTGAATCTGTCCTCCTGCCTGGTGACGATCGAGGGTCGCGCGAATCGACAGGCTTCGTACCGGCACGACGACAAGGCCGGTGACAGAATAGCGTCATTTACTATGGGCCGTTCTTCGGGCTCAACTTCCACTGGGGCGTCGCAAAGGAGGCGGCGGGTCATGATTCGACGAACTACCCTCACCGGGCCGACGACTCCCGTCGCGATGCTGATGGCGGCGGCGATCGCCGTGGCGTCGAGCGGGTGTGGCCGAACGGAGCCGGCGCCTTCCGCGGGAACAGCGACGCCACAGGTCACGACCAAGCCCTCAGCGGCGCCCGCCTCGTCAGATCCGGTCTGGCACTACGAAGGGGCCGAAGGCCCAGAGCGCTGGGGGGCGCTCAGCCCGAAGTTCGCCACCTGCGGCGACGGGCGTTCGCAGTCGCCGGTGGATATCGCGGAGACCGTGATGGGCACCGACGTGCGGGCGTTGAAGACGAACCTGCTCCCCGGATCGTTGCGCATTGCCCACCACGAACATGTCGCCGACGGCATCAACAACGGGCACACCATCCAGGTCAACGTCGAGGGCGCCGAGTCCCTGACCATCGGCAACGACACCTACGAGCTCGTGCAATACCATTTCCACAACGAGAGCGAGCACACGGTGAAGGGCCGGCACTACCCGATGGAGATGCACCTGGTGCACAAGGCCGCCGACGGCAAGCTCGCTGTCATCGGCGTCTTTATCGAGGAGGGCGCACCGAACCCGGCGTT
Encoded proteins:
- a CDS encoding sigma factor, coding for MAPDSIALVEHLFRRQAGQMVARLTRTLGPRHLAVAEDAVQDALIAALQQWPFRGVPDQPEAWLYLVARNRALDRLRHAKMAAGKEPALMRAQPDAQPPAEVSLRDELPPVDDDQLALLFLTCHPALAADARVALALKLVGGFSVGEIARAFLAQESAIAQRLVRAKRTLRDQDVGFGMPAPAELAARLDSVLESLYLMFNEGYVATSGDALVRDDVAGEAIRLASLAAAHPATDSPNAWALLSLMLLHAARFPARIDSDGTLFLLRDQDRARWDREAIAAGLRALDRAASGNHVSAFHLEAGIAACHAVAPSWDATDWPQIVTYYDDLLALTGSPVVAMNRAIAVSRIDGPLAGLAVLDSIAGRAVLARYPLLPAVEAELWREAGDQARAVASYREALTLARSTPEQRWLSSRLTHLV
- a CDS encoding carbonic anhydrase family protein; its protein translation is MIRRTTLTGPTTPVAMLMAAAIAVASSGCGRTEPAPSAGTATPQVTTKPSAAPASSDPVWHYEGAEGPERWGALSPKFATCGDGRSQSPVDIAETVMGTDVRALKTNLLPGSLRIAHHEHVADGINNGHTIQVNVEGAESLTIGNDTYELVQYHFHNESEHTVKGRHYPMEMHLVHKAADGKLAVIGVFIEEGAPNPAFDPIWNNLPNKKGEESHYPNANVDVDKLLPTSRASYRYDGSLSTPPCSEGVRWIVMTTPIQLSGEQIKAFTAIIHDNNRPTQPLNGRLVLTESVGAAPR
- a CDS encoding YciI family protein; amino-acid sequence: MPKFIMLLHDSGTFPADISPDEIQAIIQRYVAWKQKVQANGRLMDGHKLADGAGRVLRGAVGSPKVTDGPYAEAREVIGGIFIVEAASYEEVVDLSKDCPHLEFGTIEIREVEPT